From Candidatus Pedobacter colombiensis, one genomic window encodes:
- a CDS encoding glycoside hydrolase family 31 protein, protein MEELNKQEQKVNENINSGSEVEETVQHLNNPVSGPKPIVKKYLGAVQQVQAEGNKFYFSDGDARVEIRVVSDEIIRVRLAPHGVFLADFSYAVPVVDQKVTTFKMEEREEYYAIATNTITCKIRKSDFHVSFVENISQMVMSEDDSPMHWEENVEFGGYYVYATKKCLPEENFFGLGDKSGNMNLRGRHFQNWNTDAYSFGWDQDPLYRTIPFYTGVHHQAAYGIFFDNTFRSYFDFGKEDYLKTSFWADGGELQYYYIHGPHLMDVVKRYQSLTGTHPMPPKWALGYHQCRWSYYPEKKVKEIAAGFRSRSIPCDAIYLDIDYMDGYRCFTWNKNHFPDPKRMIKELANDGFKTVVMIDPGIKVDDNYWVFKEGKENNYFCRRSDDYFMEGHVWPGRCQFPDFTNPVVREWWGKLYKELVDIGVAGVWNDMNEPAVFGSGTFPNDVRHNYEGYRGSHRKAHNVYGMQMVRSTYDGLKKLMRNKRPFTITRAGYSGMQRYGCVWTGDNVATWEHLKIGNIQCQRMSISGVPFCGTDIGGFSGEPDGELFTRWIQLGTFSPFMRAHSAGDTAEREPWSFGEPYTSINRTYIELRYRLMPYLYSVFWEHHRYGFPILRPLVMLEQENASTSFRQDEFTFGDKLLVCPVLEQGATSRMVYLPKGKWYNFWTHEVLTGESEHNVNAPLENMPLFVRAGSVIPEYPVMQYVGERNIDEVLLNVYYTNYEVNSFLFEDHGDTFAYEQDIYSEKKFSVNGTEYLLTIEQSVDGLYTPNYELYNYKIIGLPFNVNKITVDEKDVADYHIDENNCLRFKSNKNFTSIKIYN, encoded by the coding sequence ATGGAAGAGCTAAATAAACAGGAGCAAAAAGTAAACGAAAATATAAATAGTGGATCTGAGGTTGAGGAAACGGTACAACATTTAAATAATCCGGTTTCCGGACCAAAGCCCATTGTGAAAAAATACCTTGGTGCCGTACAACAAGTACAGGCAGAGGGGAATAAGTTTTATTTTTCGGATGGTGATGCCCGCGTTGAAATCAGGGTAGTTAGTGATGAGATAATTAGAGTTAGATTGGCACCTCATGGCGTTTTTCTCGCCGATTTTTCTTACGCTGTGCCTGTGGTAGATCAAAAGGTTACTACTTTTAAAATGGAGGAACGCGAAGAATATTATGCTATCGCTACCAACACCATTACCTGTAAAATCAGGAAAAGTGACTTCCATGTATCTTTTGTCGAAAATATAAGCCAAATGGTGATGAGCGAAGACGACTCACCAATGCATTGGGAGGAGAATGTAGAGTTTGGTGGTTATTATGTCTATGCAACAAAAAAATGTCTTCCTGAAGAGAACTTCTTTGGCCTTGGTGATAAATCCGGGAATATGAATTTAAGAGGGCGCCATTTCCAAAACTGGAATACCGATGCCTATTCTTTCGGCTGGGATCAAGACCCTTTGTACCGTACCATTCCTTTTTATACTGGTGTGCATCATCAGGCTGCATATGGGATATTTTTTGACAATACTTTCCGTTCGTATTTTGACTTTGGTAAAGAAGATTATTTAAAAACCAGTTTTTGGGCAGACGGCGGAGAACTACAATATTATTACATCCATGGTCCACATTTAATGGATGTGGTAAAAAGGTACCAAAGCCTGACCGGTACTCATCCGATGCCACCAAAATGGGCATTGGGCTATCATCAGTGTAGATGGAGCTATTATCCGGAAAAAAAGGTTAAGGAAATAGCTGCGGGCTTCAGGTCAAGGAGTATCCCTTGTGACGCCATTTATCTTGATATAGACTACATGGATGGATACCGCTGTTTTACCTGGAATAAAAACCATTTTCCGGATCCAAAACGGATGATTAAGGAATTGGCTAACGATGGTTTTAAAACTGTCGTAATGATAGATCCGGGGATTAAAGTAGATGATAACTACTGGGTTTTTAAAGAAGGTAAAGAAAATAACTATTTCTGCCGTCGGAGCGACGATTACTTTATGGAGGGACATGTATGGCCTGGACGGTGCCAGTTCCCTGATTTTACCAATCCTGTTGTTAGAGAATGGTGGGGTAAATTGTATAAAGAACTGGTTGATATTGGTGTTGCCGGGGTATGGAATGATATGAATGAGCCTGCCGTATTTGGCTCAGGCACTTTTCCCAACGATGTAAGGCACAACTACGAAGGCTACAGAGGTTCGCATCGCAAAGCGCATAATGTTTACGGTATGCAGATGGTGCGCTCAACTTATGATGGCCTTAAAAAATTAATGCGTAACAAACGTCCCTTTACCATAACCCGTGCGGGATATTCCGGTATGCAGCGTTATGGTTGTGTATGGACAGGCGATAACGTAGCCACCTGGGAACATTTAAAAATTGGTAACATCCAATGTCAGCGAATGTCGATTTCCGGAGTGCCATTTTGCGGAACAGATATTGGCGGTTTTAGTGGAGAGCCTGATGGTGAATTGTTTACCCGCTGGATTCAATTAGGTACTTTCTCACCATTTATGCGTGCCCATTCGGCTGGAGATACTGCAGAACGGGAGCCCTGGAGTTTTGGAGAACCTTATACCAGCATCAACAGAACTTATATCGAATTGAGGTACCGGTTGATGCCTTATTTATATTCCGTGTTTTGGGAACATCACCGTTATGGATTCCCTATTCTCAGGCCATTGGTAATGTTAGAGCAGGAAAATGCAAGTACCAGCTTCCGCCAGGATGAGTTTACCTTTGGTGATAAGCTATTGGTATGCCCGGTATTGGAACAAGGAGCTACATCACGAATGGTTTACCTTCCTAAAGGTAAGTGGTATAACTTCTGGACACACGAGGTGTTAACAGGTGAAAGTGAACATAATGTAAATGCACCTTTAGAAAATATGCCACTATTTGTAAGGGCCGGATCGGTAATTCCCGAATATCCGGTGATGCAGTATGTTGGCGAAAGGAATATTGATGAGGTATTACTGAATGTATATTATACCAATTACGAAGTAAACTCTTTCTTGTTTGAAGATCATGGAGATACCTTTGCTTATGAACAGGATATCTATTCTGAGAAAAAGTTTAGCGTTAACGGAACTGAATACTTGCTAACCATTGAGCAAAGTGTAGATGGTTTATATACACCCAATTACGAGTTATATAATTATAAAATTATTGGCTTGCCATTTAACGTGAACAAGATTACAGTTGATGAGAAGGATGTTGCAGACTATCACATCGACGAGAACAATTGCCTGCGTTTCAAATCAAATAAGAATTTCACCAGTATAAAAATATATAACTAA
- a CDS encoding penicillin acylase family protein has protein sequence MKNKVRAFICIIVPLLLAYTFNTKFGNIPPILKFLNPFTGFWQNAESTTVKPNRNIILKGTHQNVDIAFDDRMIPHIFAKNDHDVYYAQGYVTAMHRLWQMDFQTRFAAGRISEVVGKKAIELDKYQRRMGMVYGAERSLQGMMADPKSKEMILAYTAGVNAYIHSLSKSQLPIEYKILDFKPEDWTPIKCALLLKQMSAVLAMGSDEFYMTNIRNKFGPEVVKDLFPDYPFKEDPIIPIGTKWNFDPLPIPEVPSSYNEVATNIIKTKQKEEGIGSNNWAVSGSKTVSGLPILANDPHLDLSLPSIWYQIQLHAPGLNAYGVSLPGAPGIIIGFNKDIAWGVTNVAADVLDFYQIKFKDNTHKSYWYNNQWKNTSTRLETIVIRGDKTIKDTVFYTHHGPVVYLQKVKDFSKAKNIPIGNALRWIAHENSNELKTFYLLNRGKNYNDYRDALTYYTAPAQNFIFASAENDIAITANGKFPLKWKDQGKFILDGTDPKYDWQGWIPASQNPTVKNPPRGFVSSANQSPTDKTYPYYINWEFSPYERGKRINDRLTVMNKATADSMINMQTDSYSIHAQNILPAILVMVDRSKLNATQKEAFRIVSSWNKYYEANSLGASIFDFWTKRLQFDIWDDEFTVAGIPMRYPSRDRTVQLILHEPNSKWIDNVNTPEKETLADLVNEAFKYSCDTLERKYGPIGKSWEWANVKHTTIQHLAKIPGFGSKVLLTGGGKMTINALNEGNGPSWRMVVELGKMPKGHGVYPGGQSGNPGSPFYDNMIDKWANGKLYNLFFMQSASDTSARIISQLKIFKK, from the coding sequence ATGAAGAATAAAGTAAGAGCGTTCATTTGCATTATAGTCCCTTTATTACTGGCATATACCTTTAATACCAAGTTTGGCAATATTCCCCCCATTTTAAAATTCCTGAATCCCTTTACTGGCTTCTGGCAAAATGCCGAATCTACAACCGTAAAACCAAATCGCAATATAATTTTAAAAGGCACACATCAAAATGTTGATATCGCATTTGACGACCGCATGATCCCACATATTTTTGCAAAAAATGATCACGATGTCTATTATGCTCAGGGATATGTTACAGCCATGCACCGTTTATGGCAAATGGATTTTCAAACGAGATTTGCCGCCGGCAGAATATCAGAAGTAGTAGGCAAAAAAGCTATTGAACTGGATAAATACCAACGCCGAATGGGTATGGTTTACGGCGCTGAACGATCTTTGCAAGGAATGATGGCCGATCCTAAATCCAAAGAGATGATACTAGCTTATACTGCAGGTGTCAATGCCTACATCCACTCCTTATCAAAATCTCAATTGCCAATCGAATACAAAATATTGGATTTTAAACCGGAAGACTGGACTCCAATTAAATGTGCACTGTTACTGAAGCAAATGTCGGCCGTTTTAGCCATGGGTTCCGACGAGTTTTACATGACCAATATCAGAAACAAATTTGGCCCAGAAGTAGTAAAAGACCTCTTCCCTGATTACCCTTTTAAAGAAGATCCAATTATTCCTATTGGTACAAAATGGAATTTCGATCCTCTTCCTATACCTGAAGTTCCTTCATCTTATAATGAGGTGGCTACCAACATCATAAAAACAAAACAAAAAGAAGAAGGAATTGGCAGTAACAACTGGGCTGTTTCCGGTTCTAAAACAGTTTCCGGTTTACCTATATTGGCAAATGATCCGCATCTTGATCTATCTCTTCCCTCTATCTGGTACCAGATTCAACTACATGCACCAGGCCTAAATGCTTATGGCGTATCCCTTCCTGGAGCTCCAGGTATCATTATTGGTTTTAATAAAGATATTGCATGGGGTGTAACAAATGTAGCAGCTGACGTACTTGATTTTTACCAGATTAAATTTAAAGACAACACCCATAAAAGCTATTGGTACAACAATCAATGGAAAAATACCAGTACTCGACTTGAAACCATTGTCATCAGAGGTGATAAAACCATTAAAGACACTGTATTTTATACTCATCACGGGCCGGTAGTATATTTGCAAAAGGTAAAAGATTTCTCTAAAGCAAAAAATATCCCTATAGGGAATGCCTTACGGTGGATTGCGCATGAAAATTCTAATGAGCTAAAAACATTTTACCTTTTAAACAGGGGGAAAAACTACAATGATTATCGCGATGCACTAACTTATTATACGGCACCGGCACAAAACTTTATTTTTGCATCGGCAGAAAATGACATCGCCATCACAGCAAATGGAAAATTTCCACTTAAATGGAAAGATCAGGGCAAATTTATCTTAGATGGAACCGACCCTAAGTATGACTGGCAAGGATGGATTCCTGCTTCACAAAACCCTACTGTTAAAAATCCACCCCGGGGTTTTGTAAGCTCTGCAAACCAATCCCCTACAGACAAAACTTATCCTTACTACATCAACTGGGAATTTAGTCCTTACGAACGAGGTAAGCGAATAAATGATAGACTAACTGTAATGAATAAAGCTACAGCCGACAGTATGATAAATATGCAAACTGACAGTTATAGCATCCATGCGCAAAATATCCTTCCCGCTATTCTGGTTATGGTAGACAGAAGTAAACTCAATGCGACACAAAAAGAAGCATTCCGCATTGTTTCCTCATGGAATAAATATTACGAGGCAAATTCACTGGGGGCCAGCATATTTGATTTCTGGACCAAACGACTTCAATTCGACATTTGGGACGATGAATTTACCGTTGCCGGCATTCCAATGCGTTATCCATCAAGAGACCGAACTGTCCAACTTATTTTGCATGAACCCAACTCTAAATGGATAGACAATGTAAATACTCCTGAAAAAGAAACGCTGGCAGATCTGGTAAACGAAGCATTTAAGTACAGCTGCGATACCCTGGAAAGAAAGTACGGTCCTATTGGAAAGTCATGGGAATGGGCCAATGTAAAACATACTACCATTCAGCATCTGGCAAAAATACCCGGATTTGGCTCTAAAGTACTCCTGACTGGCGGCGGTAAAATGACCATAAATGCCTTAAATGAAGGTAATGGTCCTTCATGGCGTATGGTAGTAGAATTGGGCAAAATGCCAAAAGGACATGGCGTATACCCGGGGGGGCAATCGGGCAATCCCGGCAGTCCTTTTTATGATAACATGATCGACAAATGGGCTAACGGAAAACTGTACAACCTGTTTTTCATGCAGTCTGCCAGCGACACTTCCGCAAGAATAATCTCTCAATTAAAAATATTTAAAAAGTAA
- the glgB gene encoding 1,4-alpha-glucan branching protein GlgB — MKEVLAHSLFSDFDISLFVSGKHFRLYEKFGAHLISVDDVAGTYFSVWAPNAQAVHLIADFNEWNRFSHPLNKRLDTSGIWEGFIPGVGKGEIYKFLIKGFGGEEVEKGDPYAKRWEHPPKTASIVWDNDFKWKDKGWLSKRPKLNALNKPMSVYEVHLGSWQRDPGEPDRILTYVEIANSLVPYLLDMGFTHVELMPVMEYPYFPSWGYQITGYFAASSRHGTPQELMYLINELHKNDIAVILDWVPSHFPGDAHGLYHFDGTHLYEHADMRKGFHPDWKSYIFNYDRNEVRSFLISNALYWLDKFHADGLRVDAVASMLYFNFSRKAEDAATNEFGGSENLGAIQFLKDLNIAVYGNYEGVHTIAEESSTYPLVTRPVYSGGLGFGMKWMMGWMNDTLRYFKNDPINRRYHHYQLTFSTTYAFSENFMLPFSHDEVVHGKSSMIYKMPGDEWQKFANLRVLYAYMYTHPGTKLLFMGNEFAQTHEWDFKSSLDWHLLEHAPHLGMQKAVRAINKLYTSEPALYEYSFSAEGFEWLNADDARHSIYTYIRKGKKAKDTLIVILNLTPVYRENYRVGLPFKANWVEIFNTDAKEFFGSGKLNTKVIQPERVACHNRGYSILLNVPPLAVTVLKQEK, encoded by the coding sequence ATGAAGGAAGTGCTTGCCCATAGTTTATTCAGTGATTTTGACATTTCATTATTTGTATCCGGTAAGCATTTTCGGTTGTACGAAAAGTTTGGAGCCCACCTGATTAGTGTTGATGATGTAGCGGGAACCTATTTTTCAGTTTGGGCCCCAAACGCACAGGCCGTTCATCTCATTGCAGATTTTAACGAATGGAATAGGTTTTCACATCCTTTAAATAAACGGTTAGATACTTCAGGCATCTGGGAAGGTTTTATCCCTGGTGTGGGTAAAGGCGAAATCTATAAATTTCTGATCAAAGGATTTGGGGGAGAAGAAGTAGAAAAAGGAGATCCTTATGCAAAAAGGTGGGAACATCCACCTAAAACGGCTTCTATTGTTTGGGATAATGATTTCAAATGGAAGGATAAAGGCTGGCTAAGCAAGCGACCTAAATTAAATGCTTTAAATAAACCTATGTCGGTTTATGAAGTGCACCTTGGTTCCTGGCAACGTGACCCTGGTGAACCTGATCGCATTCTAACCTATGTGGAGATTGCCAACAGCCTGGTGCCTTATTTACTGGATATGGGTTTTACCCATGTAGAGTTGATGCCTGTAATGGAGTATCCCTATTTTCCATCATGGGGCTATCAGATTACCGGTTATTTTGCAGCCAGTTCCAGACATGGAACTCCGCAGGAGCTTATGTATTTGATTAATGAGCTTCATAAAAATGATATAGCAGTTATTTTAGACTGGGTGCCTTCACATTTTCCAGGTGATGCACATGGACTTTATCATTTTGATGGTACACATTTATATGAGCATGCGGATATGCGGAAAGGCTTTCATCCCGATTGGAAGTCTTACATCTTTAATTATGATAGAAATGAAGTACGTTCATTTTTAATCAGCAACGCCCTGTATTGGCTGGATAAGTTTCATGCTGATGGTTTAAGAGTAGATGCTGTGGCCTCTATGCTCTACTTCAATTTTTCACGAAAGGCAGAAGATGCTGCTACCAACGAATTTGGTGGAAGCGAGAATTTAGGGGCTATTCAGTTTCTTAAAGATCTGAATATTGCCGTATATGGTAACTATGAAGGGGTGCATACTATAGCCGAAGAAAGCAGTACTTATCCTTTGGTTACGCGTCCGGTATATAGTGGTGGATTAGGTTTTGGTATGAAATGGATGATGGGCTGGATGAATGATACCTTAAGATATTTTAAAAACGATCCTATAAACAGAAGATATCATCATTATCAGCTTACTTTTAGCACTACTTATGCTTTTAGTGAGAATTTTATGCTTCCCTTTTCACATGATGAGGTCGTACATGGTAAATCGTCGATGATCTATAAAATGCCAGGTGATGAATGGCAGAAATTTGCAAACTTAAGGGTGTTGTATGCTTACATGTATACGCATCCTGGAACTAAACTATTGTTTATGGGCAATGAGTTTGCACAAACTCATGAATGGGATTTTAAAAGCTCGCTCGATTGGCATTTACTGGAACATGCCCCCCATTTGGGTATGCAGAAAGCAGTTAGAGCCATCAATAAATTGTATACTTCAGAACCTGCCTTATATGAATATAGTTTTTCTGCTGAAGGGTTTGAGTGGCTCAATGCTGATGATGCCAGACATTCAATCTATACCTATATCAGAAAAGGGAAAAAGGCAAAAGACACATTGATTGTAATCTTAAACTTAACACCTGTATATAGAGAGAATTATAGGGTAGGATTGCCATTTAAAGCCAATTGGGTAGAGATATTTAATACCGATGCCAAGGAGTTTTTTGGTAGTGGAAAGTTGAATACTAAAGTAATTCAACCCGAAAGGGTAGCTTGCCATAACCGTGGGTATTCCATTCTACTGAATGTCCCTCCATTGGCAGTCACAGTCCTCAAACAAGAGAAATAG
- a CDS encoding TonB-dependent receptor, which yields MRKMFTKAIFTLLLCIAVLTVHAQSVVISGSVIDKLTKQPIPGVGVTVKGTTSGTATDSNGSYSFSTSQRVPFTLVISFLGYTSVERVITGKTSGLITELEPNAILGQEVVISASRTPERILESPVSVERMGQSTIKELSAPSFYDALNNMKGVEVSTQSLTFKSVNTRGFNSNGNTRFNQFVDGMDNQAPGLNFSVGNIIGLSDLDVDNVELLPGASSALYGAGGINGTMLMTSKNPFAYQGASFSFKTGINHVNDDHIGIQQFNQLDVRMAKALNNKFAVKATFSFIQAKDWQADNYSDFDRITRMFKPGNRASDPNYDGINVYGDEVNANLLLAARSLASGFATASPAGYAQINGLINANVPFNTIQAGLAGSPALPFLGILYGLNKGTIASQSVSRTGYNEVDLVDYNTRSLKASGDLHYKLTPTIEAIAHAAWGSGTSVYTGADRYSLRNFSIGQFKLELKGQDFFLRGYTTQERSGDSYISSIVGSFINEAYRPSSAPAPNETSGWFAQYALAYANALGGGASSDAAHAVARGVADQGRFMPGTPQFETTKNSIINNTISSGLGAKFDDKTNLYHYEGLYNFSNALNDVVELQVGGSYRIYQLRSGGTIFDDLHHKINIDEYGAFAQIAKKLFNDKFKLSLSGRYDKSTNFDGRFTPRISGVLTVAPNNNIRMSYQTGYRNPTSQNQYIDLSVAGGRQRLIGGIPEMLNKYGMLTTNKPYTDASYRAYDASLASGTPNPALLKVYEFDPRGIRPESVQSYEVGYKGLLGPKFLIDAYAYYNKYKDFITGVDVYQAQGSTYPFPKFGVPVNAAGKVTSYGAALGVDYLLGKNYNLSGNVSYNKIGDLPADYINDFNTPKFRYNLGLGNKEIIKNIGFNVNYRWQGEFFWNSSFASGIVPAFSTVDAQVNLKVPSVNSMIKVGGSNILNKYYITSYGNPAVGALYYVSYTFNP from the coding sequence ATGAGGAAAATGTTTACAAAGGCAATTTTTACGCTTTTGCTATGTATTGCCGTGTTAACGGTACATGCACAAAGTGTTGTAATTAGTGGTTCGGTCATCGATAAGCTCACTAAACAACCAATACCAGGTGTTGGAGTTACAGTAAAGGGCACAACGAGCGGTACTGCTACTGATTCTAATGGAAGCTATTCATTTAGTACAAGTCAAAGAGTTCCGTTTACCCTGGTTATTTCTTTTCTAGGATATACATCTGTAGAGCGGGTCATCACGGGCAAGACTTCGGGTTTAATTACCGAGCTTGAGCCTAATGCAATTTTAGGTCAAGAGGTCGTTATTTCTGCATCACGAACGCCAGAGCGAATCCTTGAATCTCCGGTTTCTGTTGAGCGAATGGGGCAAAGCACAATTAAAGAGCTTTCTGCCCCTTCTTTTTATGATGCGTTAAACAACATGAAAGGAGTAGAGGTCAGCACACAGAGTTTAACTTTTAAGTCTGTCAATACCAGAGGTTTTAACTCAAATGGTAATACCCGTTTCAATCAGTTTGTAGATGGAATGGATAATCAGGCTCCAGGTTTGAACTTTTCTGTCGGTAATATCATTGGACTTTCAGATCTTGATGTAGACAATGTGGAGTTATTGCCAGGAGCATCTTCAGCATTATATGGTGCCGGGGGAATTAATGGAACAATGTTAATGACCTCAAAAAATCCATTTGCCTATCAGGGTGCGAGTTTTTCTTTTAAAACAGGTATCAATCATGTGAATGATGATCATATTGGAATTCAGCAGTTTAATCAGTTGGATGTACGTATGGCAAAGGCTTTAAATAATAAGTTTGCGGTAAAAGCAACTTTCTCATTTATACAGGCCAAGGATTGGCAGGCTGATAACTATAGTGATTTTGATCGCATAACGCGCATGTTTAAACCGGGCAATAGAGCTTCTGATCCTAATTATGATGGTATAAACGTGTATGGTGATGAAGTTAATGCAAATTTACTTTTAGCTGCCAGAAGTCTGGCTTCCGGGTTTGCCACTGCCTCTCCGGCAGGATATGCACAAATCAATGGGTTGATCAATGCAAATGTCCCTTTTAATACCATCCAAGCTGGCCTTGCCGGTAGTCCGGCACTTCCTTTTTTGGGTATATTGTATGGCCTAAATAAAGGCACTATTGCGAGTCAGAGTGTCTCCAGGACAGGTTACAATGAAGTTGACCTTGTTGACTATAATACCCGCTCATTAAAGGCTTCAGGGGATTTACATTATAAGCTTACACCAACTATAGAAGCAATTGCACATGCAGCCTGGGGTTCAGGAACATCTGTATATACGGGGGCTGATCGTTATTCTTTACGTAATTTTAGCATTGGTCAGTTTAAATTAGAATTAAAAGGGCAGGATTTCTTTTTAAGAGGTTATACAACCCAGGAACGTTCTGGCGATTCTTATATATCTTCTATAGTTGGATCATTTATTAACGAAGCTTATCGTCCAAGTAGTGCTCCTGCACCTAATGAAACCTCTGGCTGGTTTGCACAATATGCATTGGCTTATGCAAACGCTCTTGGCGGTGGAGCTAGCAGTGATGCAGCTCATGCGGTGGCCAGAGGGGTAGCGGATCAGGGACGTTTCATGCCGGGCACACCGCAGTTTGAAACCACGAAGAACAGTATTATCAACAATACTATTTCATCCGGGTTAGGTGCGAAATTTGATGATAAAACAAATCTTTATCATTACGAAGGACTGTACAACTTTTCAAATGCATTAAATGATGTGGTAGAGTTACAGGTTGGAGGTTCATATCGGATTTACCAGCTTCGTTCAGGCGGAACTATTTTTGATGACCTTCATCATAAAATAAATATTGATGAATATGGTGCTTTTGCTCAGATAGCTAAGAAGCTTTTTAACGATAAGTTTAAATTGTCATTATCCGGAAGATATGATAAAAGCACCAATTTTGATGGACGATTTACTCCCCGGATTTCCGGTGTACTTACGGTAGCTCCAAATAATAATATTCGCATGTCTTACCAAACAGGTTATCGTAATCCAACATCGCAAAATCAGTATATCGACTTGTCGGTAGCCGGAGGTAGACAGCGTTTAATTGGTGGGATACCTGAGATGCTGAATAAATATGGGATGCTTACCACTAATAAACCATATACTGATGCCAGCTATCGTGCCTATGATGCTTCGCTGGCATCAGGAACACCAAATCCGGCATTGTTAAAAGTTTATGAGTTTGATCCACGTGGTATTCGTCCGGAAAGTGTTCAATCTTATGAAGTTGGTTATAAAGGCTTATTAGGGCCTAAATTTTTAATCGATGCCTATGCTTATTACAATAAGTATAAAGATTTTATTACCGGTGTAGATGTTTACCAGGCACAAGGTTCTACTTATCCCTTCCCTAAATTTGGGGTTCCTGTAAATGCCGCCGGAAAAGTGACCTCTTATGGCGCTGCTTTGGGAGTTGATTATTTACTGGGCAAAAACTATAACTTAAGTGGCAACGTTTCGTATAATAAGATAGGCGACCTTCCTGCCGATTATATCAATGATTTCAATACCCCTAAATTCCGTTATAACCTTGGACTGGGAAATAAAGAAATCATCAAGAACATTGGATTTAATGTAAATTACCGCTGGCAAGGTGAATTTTTCTGGAATTCATCATTTGCTTCAGGGATTGTTCCTGCATTCAGTACGGTGGATGCACAGGTTAATTTAAAGGTTCCGTCAGTAAACTCAATGATTAAAGTGGGTGGTTCAAATATTTTAAATAAATATTATATCACTTCATATGGTAACCCGGCGGTGGGTGCGCTGTATTATGTTTCGTATACATTTAATCCGTAA
- a CDS encoding acyl transferase, translating to MTDLTKQIFSISNAQEFEQTCLAIFNHQAKNCQVYKEYISHLRINPEDIISSSQIPFLPISFFKTHEVLSSTDTPEIVFSSSGTTGMIQSRHLVTAVNIYEQSFNTAFEQYYGKIENTCLLALLPSYLERDGSSLIYMVDALLKQSKHPDSGYFLHNHDDLYHKLQKLQATNQKTILIGVTYALLDFIEHHKLQFPNLIVMETGGMKGKRKEMVREELHQLLQEGFGVNAIHSEYGMTELLSQAYSTGVGVFNCPPWMKIYLRDTNDPLSLTPNNRTGGINVIDLANINSCAFIATQDLGKLFPDGSFEVLGRFDNADIRGCNLLVG from the coding sequence GTGACCGATCTGACAAAGCAAATCTTTTCTATCAGCAATGCGCAGGAGTTTGAACAAACCTGCCTTGCTATATTTAACCACCAGGCCAAAAATTGCCAGGTTTATAAAGAATATATCTCTCATCTAAGAATAAATCCTGAGGATATAATCAGTTCTTCACAGATTCCATTTCTACCTATTAGTTTTTTTAAAACCCATGAAGTACTCAGCTCTACTGACACTCCCGAAATTGTATTTAGCAGCTCGGGTACTACAGGTATGATACAAAGCCGGCATCTGGTTACTGCTGTCAATATATATGAACAGAGCTTTAATACTGCTTTTGAGCAGTATTATGGAAAGATTGAAAACACTTGTTTACTAGCCTTACTACCTTCTTATCTTGAACGAGATGGCTCATCACTGATTTACATGGTTGATGCCCTGTTAAAGCAAAGTAAGCATCCTGATAGTGGCTATTTCCTTCATAATCACGATGACTTATATCACAAGCTTCAAAAACTACAGGCCACCAATCAAAAAACGATATTAATAGGCGTTACTTATGCCTTACTTGATTTTATTGAACACCATAAGCTGCAATTTCCCAACCTAATCGTGATGGAAACCGGAGGGATGAAAGGCAAAAGAAAAGAAATGGTGCGTGAAGAACTCCATCAGCTTTTGCAGGAGGGCTTTGGGGTAAATGCCATTCATAGTGAATATGGTATGACCGAATTGTTGTCGCAAGCTTACTCTACCGGAGTTGGTGTATTTAACTGTCCACCCTGGATGAAGATTTATCTTCGTGATACCAACGACCCTTTGAGTTTAACACCTAACAACAGAACAGGAGGAATTAATGTTATAGACCTGGCCAACATCAACTCCTGTGCTTTTATCGCAACACAAGATCTTGGAAAACTTTTTCCAGATGGTTCATTTGAAGTGTTAGGTCGTTTTGACAATGCTGATATCAGAGGTTGCAACCTACTGGTAGGTTAA